The following proteins come from a genomic window of Novosphingobium aromaticivorans DSM 12444:
- a CDS encoding MFS transporter — protein MSTLSLKIRLFAMMALQLAVWGAWAPKLFPYMAMLGFSAGQQGLVGTCWGIASVVGIFFSNQFADRTFAAERFLAGSHLIGGLALLGVAFSQTFAPFFLCYLIYSLVYVPTLSVTNTVAFTHLPNPAEFGSVRSGGTVGWIMASWPFVFLLGAHADASQVRSIFIVAAVISFVMAAFSLTLPHTPPKTGEGIDKLAWRRALGLLRKPVVAVLFLVTFIDSVVHNGYFVLSDAFLTNRVGIAGNLSMVVLSLGQVAEILTMLVLGTVLARLGWRWTMIVGILGHAARFLAFSFLADSVPAIIAVQLLHGICYAFFFATVYIFVDEAFPKDVRSSGQGLFNLLILGLGNMVASFAFPALVSRLTGADGKVDYQAVFLVPAGLAALGAVLLLVAFRPQTHGPARPEEIA, from the coding sequence TTGTCAACGCTGTCACTCAAAATTCGCCTGTTCGCCATGATGGCACTGCAACTCGCCGTGTGGGGGGCCTGGGCGCCCAAGCTGTTTCCCTACATGGCCATGCTGGGCTTCAGCGCCGGGCAGCAAGGGCTGGTCGGAACGTGCTGGGGCATCGCCTCGGTAGTGGGGATTTTCTTCTCCAACCAGTTCGCCGATCGCACGTTTGCGGCCGAGCGATTCCTTGCCGGCAGCCACCTCATCGGCGGCCTCGCCCTCCTCGGCGTCGCCTTCAGCCAGACCTTCGCGCCGTTCTTCCTGTGTTACCTGATCTACAGCCTGGTCTACGTGCCGACACTGTCGGTGACCAATACCGTCGCCTTCACCCACCTGCCCAATCCGGCCGAATTCGGCTCGGTCCGCTCGGGCGGCACGGTAGGCTGGATCATGGCGAGCTGGCCCTTCGTCTTCCTGCTGGGCGCCCATGCCGATGCCAGCCAGGTGCGCTCGATCTTCATCGTCGCGGCGGTCATCTCGTTCGTCATGGCCGCCTTCTCGCTGACCCTGCCGCACACCCCGCCCAAGACCGGCGAGGGCATCGACAAGCTCGCCTGGCGACGCGCGCTGGGCCTGCTTCGGAAGCCGGTCGTGGCGGTGCTGTTCCTCGTGACGTTCATCGATTCGGTCGTCCACAATGGCTACTTCGTGCTGTCCGACGCCTTCCTGACGAACCGCGTGGGCATTGCCGGCAACCTATCGATGGTGGTGCTGAGCCTTGGGCAGGTAGCCGAGATCCTCACCATGCTCGTGCTCGGAACCGTGCTGGCCCGGCTCGGGTGGCGCTGGACGATGATCGTCGGCATCCTCGGACATGCCGCGCGCTTCCTCGCCTTCTCGTTCCTTGCCGACAGCGTTCCCGCGATCATCGCGGTCCAGTTGCTCCACGGCATCTGCTACGCCTTCTTCTTCGCGACGGTCTATATCTTCGTTGACGAGGCCTTTCCCAAGGACGTGCGCTCTTCGGGCCAGGGGCTGTTCAACCTGCTGATCCTGGGCCTGGGCAACATGGTGGCCAGCTTTGCCTTCCCGGCCCTCGTCTCCCGTCTCACCGGGGCCGACGGCAAGGTCGATTACCAGGCCGTTTTCCTTGTCCCCGCAGGGCTTGCGGCCCTCGGCGCGGTGCTGCTGCTGGTCGCCTTCCGCCCCCAAACGCATGGCCCCGCGAGGCCCGAGGAGATTGCCTGA
- a CDS encoding sugar phosphate isomerase/epimerase family protein has protein sequence MHDAKLDRRSLIAALAATGVAAMTGTDAIARAAARKPFFQRIGKPIGLQLYTLGDKPTQDLDGTLARLAAIGFTDIELPNFYNRTPAELRAAADKAGVRYSSIHMNMPGPFTGGALSLMSAPQEIADGLNTLGIHQVFLPLCPLPEGFSVPEGKSPQVAIGDALRAAGADHWKRTAALLNERGAALRPFGIRLGYHNHNMEFAPLDGGATGWDILIRETDPALVNFELDLGWTSAAGHDPVVELGRLKGRVKAVHVKDIKASTKTNFVMGQDPTEVGSGRLQWAKILPAALAAGVEHFYVEQEPPFTMDRLDAVTKSHAFLSRFVA, from the coding sequence ATGCACGACGCAAAGCTTGATCGCCGCTCGCTGATCGCGGCGCTGGCCGCCACCGGAGTTGCCGCCATGACCGGAACCGACGCCATCGCGCGCGCTGCCGCCCGCAAGCCCTTCTTCCAGCGCATCGGCAAGCCTATCGGCTTGCAGCTCTACACCCTGGGCGACAAGCCGACGCAGGACCTCGACGGTACGCTGGCGCGGCTTGCGGCCATCGGCTTTACCGACATCGAGTTGCCCAATTTCTACAATCGCACTCCCGCAGAGCTGCGTGCCGCTGCCGACAAGGCTGGGGTCCGCTACAGTTCGATCCACATGAACATGCCGGGCCCGTTCACCGGCGGCGCACTCAGCCTGATGAGCGCTCCCCAGGAAATCGCCGACGGGCTGAACACGCTCGGCATCCATCAGGTGTTCCTGCCGCTTTGCCCCCTGCCCGAAGGCTTTTCGGTGCCCGAAGGAAAGAGCCCGCAGGTGGCGATCGGCGACGCCTTGCGGGCAGCCGGCGCGGACCACTGGAAGCGCACCGCGGCCCTGCTGAACGAACGGGGCGCAGCCTTGCGGCCCTTCGGCATCCGGCTCGGCTACCACAACCACAACATGGAGTTCGCCCCGCTCGATGGCGGGGCGACCGGGTGGGACATCCTGATCCGCGAGACCGATCCCGCGCTCGTCAATTTCGAACTGGACCTGGGCTGGACTTCGGCCGCGGGACACGATCCCGTCGTCGAACTGGGCAGGCTCAAGGGGCGGGTAAAGGCGGTGCACGTCAAGGACATCAAGGCATCGACGAAAACCAACTTCGTCATGGGCCAGGATCCTACCGAGGTGGGTTCGGGGCGCCTGCAATGGGCGAAGATCCTGCCCGCTGCCCTCGCCGCGGGGGTCGAGCACTTCTATGTCGAGCAGGAACCGCCATTCACGATGGACCGCCTCGACGCGGTAACGAAAAGCCACGCATTCCTGTCGCGCTTCGTGGCCTGA